AGCCGGGGGACGCCCTCGCTGACGGCGTTGAAGGGGACGAAGGTGGCCCCGCTGGCCGCGGCGATCAGGCGGCCGAGCGTGGTCTTCCCGCTCCCCGGCGGGCCGTGGAGGATGAGGTTGGGGAGATGGCCCGCGGCCAGCAGCTTCCGCAGCGTCCCCTCGGGCCCCACGAGCGCCTGCTGGCCGACGATCTCGTCCAGCGAGCGCGGCCGCATCCGCTCGGCCAGCGGCGCGTCCGCGGCGGGTGAGGGAGACGAAGGCTCGTCGCGGCGGCTCGGCGGCGGCGCCTCGGGTTCGCCGAAGAGGGAGAAGTCGCTCACGGGACGATCCCCCGCAGCATCAGGAAGGTCGCGTAGAAGAGCGCGGACCCGGCGCAGACCGCCAGCGCCGGCGCCAGCTTGTGCCCCTTCTGCACCTCGGGCACCAGGTTCGACGCGGCCACGTAGATGGTGACCCCCGCGCTCAGCGCCAGCCCGTGGCGGGCGAGCGGGCCGACGTACTCGGTCAGCAGCACGCCGAGGACGGTCGACAGCCCCAGCGCCAGCACCGCGGCCAGCGCGCGCCGCCGCGAGTTGCCGCTGGCCAGCATGATGGAGGCGACGGTGACGCCCTCGGGCACCTTGTGCAGCACGATGGCGATGAAGACGAGAAGTCCGAGCCAGGACGCCACGCTGAACCCCGCGGCGATGGCCACGCCGTCGAAGAAGGTGTGCAGCACCAGCCCCAGCAGCGCGGCGATGCCGACCCAGGGGTTCACCATCTCGTGCGTGTGCGTTTCCTCGCCGAAGTGGAAGTGCGGCGTGAGCGCGTGCTGGGTGAGGTGGACCAGGAGGTAGCCGACCAGGATCCCGGCCGCCGCGCCCGCGCCGC
The Longimicrobium sp. DNA segment above includes these coding regions:
- a CDS encoding ZIP family metal transporter, translating into MKSALLYALIAAAANVLGGLVITGHSRGGRGAQRLLIAFGAGFMLATAFLGMVPEAVEVGGAGAAAGILVGYLLVHLTQHALTPHFHFGEETHTHEMVNPWVGIAALLGLVLHTFFDGVAIAAGFSVASWLGLLVFIAIVLHKVPEGVTVASIMLASGNSRRRALAAVLALGLSTVLGVLLTEYVGPLARHGLALSAGVTIYVAASNLVPEVQKGHKLAPALAVCAGSALFYATFLMLRGIVP